The Oncorhynchus mykiss isolate Arlee chromosome 28, USDA_OmykA_1.1, whole genome shotgun sequence genome includes a window with the following:
- the LOC118944841 gene encoding retinol-binding protein 1-like, protein RWAIDECSLPPVLIYFLSLLSLGTYHTDVNVAIRKIATLLKPDKDISHDGDHVVIKTLSTFKNYNMDFSVGKEFEEDLSGVDDRKCMTTISWEGDKLLCVQKGEKDGRGWTHWVEGDALHLGLRACGAMCKQLFKNT, encoded by the exons CGTTGGGCTATAGATGAATGTAGCCTTCCTCCTGTGTtgatctattttctctctcttctttccttgGGGACCTATCACACAGATGTAAATGTTGCCATTAGGAAAATTGCCACTTTGTTGAAGCCCGACAAAGACATCAGTCATGATGGTGACCATGTTGTCATCAAGACCCTCAGTACCTTTAAGAACTACAACATGGATTTCTCTGTTGGCAAGGAGTTTGAGGAGGATCTGTCAGGGGTCGATGACAGAAAATGCATG ACAACTATCTCATGGGAGGGGGACAAGCTGTTGTGTGTTcagaagggagagaaggatggcCGAGGCTGGACCCATTGGGTGGAGGGAGATGCGCTTCATCTG GGGCTGAGAGCATGTGGAGCTATGTGCAAACAGCTCTTCAAGAACACTTAA
- the LOC110508887 gene encoding retinol-binding protein 1-like, translated as MPVDLNGYWKMISNDNFEEYMKALDVNVAIRKIANLLKTDKDISVDGDHMVIKTLSTFKNYNMDFHVGKEFEEDLSGVDDRKCMTTISWEGDKLVCVQKGEKEGRGWTHWVEGDKLYLELRVCGVVCKQAFQKT; from the exons ATGCCAGTTGATCTGAATGGGTATTGGAAAATGATCTCCAATGACAACTTTGAGGAGTACATGAAAGCCCTCG ATGTAAATGTTGCCATTAGGAAAATTGCCAACTTGTTGAAGACTGACAAAGACATCAGTGTTGATGGTGATCACATGGTCATCAAGACCCTCAGTACCTTTAAGAACTACAACATGGATTTCCATGTTGGCAAGGAGTTTGAGGAGGATCTGTCAGGGGTTGATGACAGAAAATGCATG ACAACTATCTCATGGGAGGGGGACAAGCTGGTGTGTGTtcagaagggagagaaggagggccGAGGCTGGACCCATTGGGTGGAGGGAGATAAGCTTTATTTG GAGCTGAGAGTTTGTGGAGTTGTGTGCAAGCAGGCTTTCCAGAAAACCTAA
- the nmnat3 gene encoding nicotinamide/nicotinic acid mononucleotide adenylyltransferase 3 isoform X1 — protein MSARIPLVLLACGSFNPITNQHMRLFELARDHLHQTGQFQVVGGIVSPVSDGYGKQGLVLAKHRIAMARLALQSSDWVSVDDWESQQPDWTETVVTMRYHYGRILKQYQEGTGKDSGPTTNPHHLTSSSPRLKLLCGADFLDTFKVPGLWLDDHVEEVAGRFGLVCVSRGGLEPELAVHESETLSRHWRNIFLVREWVRNETSATEVRRALRRGLSVKYLLPDSVIKYIHQHNLYTGDSELKNKDVLLRPLTKQTEMPVKTLDD, from the exons ATGTCTGCCCGCATTCCGCTGGTCCTCCTGGCCTGCGGCTCCTTCAACCCCATCACCAACCAGCACATGCGGCTGTTCGAGCTGGCCAGGGATCACCTGCACCAGACAG GTCAGTTCCAGGTGGTGGGCGGGATTGTGTCTCCGGTGAGTGACGGCTATGGCAAGCAGGGCCTGGTGTTGGCCAAGCACCGCATCGCTATGGCGAGGCTGGCACTGCAGAGTTCAGACTGGGTCTCCGTAGACGATTGGGAGAGCCAGCAGCCCGACTGGACAGAGACAGTGGTCACAATGAG GTACCATTATGGTCGGATACTGAAGCAGTACCAAGAGGGCACAGGGAAGGACAGTGGTCCAACCACAAACCCCCATCATCTCACAA GCTCCTCTCCCAGGCTGAAGCTGCTGTGCGGAGCTGACTTCCTGGACACCTTCAAGGTGCCAGGCCTGTGGCTGGACGACCACGTGGAGGAGGTGGCGGGCCGCTTCGGCCTGGTCTGTGTCAGCCGGGGGGGCCTGGAGCCCGAGCTCGCCGTGCACGAGTCGGAGACACTTTCACGCCATTGGCGAAACATCTTCCTAGTGCGTGAGTGGGTCCGCAACGAGACCAGCGCCACGGAGGTCCGGCGGGCCCTGAGACGAGGCCTCAGCGTCAAGTACCTCCTCCCAGATTCTGTCATCAAGTATATCCACCAGCACAACCTCTATACCGGAGATAGTGAGCTGAAGAATAAGGATGTGCTATTGAGGCCGCTTACCAAGCAGACAGAGATGCCTGTGAAAACTCTGGATGATTAA
- the nmnat3 gene encoding nicotinamide/nicotinic acid mononucleotide adenylyltransferase 3 isoform X2, with product MSARIPLVLLACGSFNPITNQHMRLFELARDHLHQTGSSPRLKLLCGADFLDTFKVPGLWLDDHVEEVAGRFGLVCVSRGGLEPELAVHESETLSRHWRNIFLVREWVRNETSATEVRRALRRGLSVKYLLPDSVIKYIHQHNLYTGDSELKNKDVLLRPLTKQTEMPVKTLDD from the exons ATGTCTGCCCGCATTCCGCTGGTCCTCCTGGCCTGCGGCTCCTTCAACCCCATCACCAACCAGCACATGCGGCTGTTCGAGCTGGCCAGGGATCACCTGCACCAGACAG GCTCCTCTCCCAGGCTGAAGCTGCTGTGCGGAGCTGACTTCCTGGACACCTTCAAGGTGCCAGGCCTGTGGCTGGACGACCACGTGGAGGAGGTGGCGGGCCGCTTCGGCCTGGTCTGTGTCAGCCGGGGGGGCCTGGAGCCCGAGCTCGCCGTGCACGAGTCGGAGACACTTTCACGCCATTGGCGAAACATCTTCCTAGTGCGTGAGTGGGTCCGCAACGAGACCAGCGCCACGGAGGTCCGGCGGGCCCTGAGACGAGGCCTCAGCGTCAAGTACCTCCTCCCAGATTCTGTCATCAAGTATATCCACCAGCACAACCTCTATACCGGAGATAGTGAGCTGAAGAATAAGGATGTGCTATTGAGGCCGCTTACCAAGCAGACAGAGATGCCTGTGAAAACTCTGGATGATTAA